One window of the Perca fluviatilis chromosome 5, GENO_Pfluv_1.0, whole genome shotgun sequence genome contains the following:
- the her9 gene encoding hairy-related 9 isoform X2: MPADTMEKQTASPIAGAPANGAHTPDKPKNASEHRKSSKPIMEKRRRARINESLGQLKTLILDALKKDSSRHSKLEKADILEMTVKHLRNLQRVQMSALSADATVLSKYRAGFNECMNEVTRFLSTSEGVNTEVRSRLLSHLSSCMGQMMSMNYTQQAASQQAHLAQPLHVQLPSTLPINSAAMGSKLSPAEAVSPKVFGGFQLVPATDGQFAFLIPNPAFASTTGPVIPLYANAGVPVAVNASPVHGSSAPTAASPVHGMTSFSGGSQAVSPVGVSTGSEGNEPVWRPW; the protein is encoded by the exons ATGCCAGCTGACACTATGGAAAAGCAGACGGCATCCCCTATTGCCGGTGCCCCTGCAAACGGAGCACACACACCGGACAAACCGAAAAATGCCAGCGAGCATAGAAAA tCATCCAAACCGATCATGGAAAAACGCCGGAGAGCAAGAATAAACGAAAGCCTTGGGCAGCTCAAGACTCTCATCCTGGACGCACTTAAAAAAGAT AGCTCCAGACACTCCAAGTTGGAGAAAGCAGATATCCTGGAGATGACAGTGAAGCACTTGAGGAACCTGCAGCGTGTACAGATGAGCG CACTTTCAGCAGATGCCACAGTCCTCAGCAAATACAGAGCTGGATTCAACGAGTGCATGAACGAGGTCACCCGCTTCTTGTCCACCTCCGAGGGGGTGAACACGGAGGTGAGGTCGAGGCTCCTCAGCCACCTGTCCAGCTGCATGGGCCAGATGATGTCCATGAACTACACGCAGCAGGCCGCGTCCCAACAGGCGCACCTGGCTCAACCTCTCCATGTGCAGCTCCCATCCACTCTACCTATCAACTCTGCTGCTATGGGCTCCAAACTCAGTCCTGCCGAGGCCGTCTCCCCCAAGGTATTTGGTGGGTTTCAGCTGGTGCCCGCAACCGATGGACAGTTCGCGTTTTTGATCCCCAACCCGGCCTTCGCCTCCACCACAGGCCCTGTTATACCCCTTTACGCAAACGCAGGAGTGCCTGTTGCGGTCAACGCCAGTCCGGTGCACGGAAGCTCGGCACCGACTGCAGCTTCTCCAGTCCATGGCATGACGTCCTTCTCCGGGGGGTCCCAGGCGGTCAGCCCGGTCGGAGTCAGCACCGGTTCGGAGGGCAACGAGCCTGTGTGGAGGCCTTGGTAG
- the her9 gene encoding hairy-related 9 isoform X1, protein MPADTMEKQTASPIAGAPANGAHTPDKPKNASEHRKSSKPIMEKRRRARINESLGQLKTLILDALKKDSSRHSKLEKADILEMTVKHLRNLQRVQMSAALSADATVLSKYRAGFNECMNEVTRFLSTSEGVNTEVRSRLLSHLSSCMGQMMSMNYTQQAASQQAHLAQPLHVQLPSTLPINSAAMGSKLSPAEAVSPKVFGGFQLVPATDGQFAFLIPNPAFASTTGPVIPLYANAGVPVAVNASPVHGSSAPTAASPVHGMTSFSGGSQAVSPVGVSTGSEGNEPVWRPW, encoded by the exons ATGCCAGCTGACACTATGGAAAAGCAGACGGCATCCCCTATTGCCGGTGCCCCTGCAAACGGAGCACACACACCGGACAAACCGAAAAATGCCAGCGAGCATAGAAAA tCATCCAAACCGATCATGGAAAAACGCCGGAGAGCAAGAATAAACGAAAGCCTTGGGCAGCTCAAGACTCTCATCCTGGACGCACTTAAAAAAGAT AGCTCCAGACACTCCAAGTTGGAGAAAGCAGATATCCTGGAGATGACAGTGAAGCACTTGAGGAACCTGCAGCGTGTACAGATGAGCG CAGCACTTTCAGCAGATGCCACAGTCCTCAGCAAATACAGAGCTGGATTCAACGAGTGCATGAACGAGGTCACCCGCTTCTTGTCCACCTCCGAGGGGGTGAACACGGAGGTGAGGTCGAGGCTCCTCAGCCACCTGTCCAGCTGCATGGGCCAGATGATGTCCATGAACTACACGCAGCAGGCCGCGTCCCAACAGGCGCACCTGGCTCAACCTCTCCATGTGCAGCTCCCATCCACTCTACCTATCAACTCTGCTGCTATGGGCTCCAAACTCAGTCCTGCCGAGGCCGTCTCCCCCAAGGTATTTGGTGGGTTTCAGCTGGTGCCCGCAACCGATGGACAGTTCGCGTTTTTGATCCCCAACCCGGCCTTCGCCTCCACCACAGGCCCTGTTATACCCCTTTACGCAAACGCAGGAGTGCCTGTTGCGGTCAACGCCAGTCCGGTGCACGGAAGCTCGGCACCGACTGCAGCTTCTCCAGTCCATGGCATGACGTCCTTCTCCGGGGGGTCCCAGGCGGTCAGCCCGGTCGGAGTCAGCACCGGTTCGGAGGGCAACGAGCCTGTGTGGAGGCCTTGGTAG